One part of the Coffea eugenioides isolate CCC68of chromosome 10, Ceug_1.0, whole genome shotgun sequence genome encodes these proteins:
- the LOC113750025 gene encoding cytochrome P450 734A1-like, whose amino-acid sequence MHLFVLATLMVLHLLIVLLIRFIYSTFWIPYKIQRHLYKQGIRGPGYRPIFGNSPEFKLEFDATLNKPMASFSHDIVHRADPCYHKWTAMYGKTMLFWHGSTPRLALADPEMIKEVFLNKSGHVIKVKLPPLAEQLFGKGLIDLHGEKWSIHRKIANPAFIMDRVKAWVPEVVESTQEVLKKWEKGIRERNEIEVDVLKEFHILSAEILSKTAFGSNFEEGKHIFELQDQQALLTILALRTVYIPGLRFLPTRDNRMRWKVEKETRRLIRKLIDREKKAGGNQKCLLSFLLWGGLPVEEVIDECQTFYFAGKEAVAIFLTWTLLLLALHQEWQTKAREEVWQVCKNDELPNADNLNDLKIVGMILNEALRLYNPIPDLFREANQNIKVGSLDVPAGTQFYLPVTATHHNTEIWGEDADEFNPQRFAEPRKHLVSFFPFSLGSRICIGQNFAVMEGKIILAMILKQFSFELSPSYVHAPVTYLTVQPQFGAQILFRRLSS is encoded by the exons ATGCATCTCTTCGTTCTTGCAACTTTGATGGTCCTTCATCTACTTATAGTCCTCTTGATCAGGTTCATATACTCCACTTTTTGGATTCCGTACAAAATCCAGCGACATCTGTATAAGCAGGGCATCAGGGGCCCTGGCTACCGTCCGATATTTGGGAATTCTCCCGAGTTCAAGCTAGAATTCGATGCAACATTGAACAAACCAATGGCATCATTCAGCCACGACATAGTCCATCGTGCAGATCCATGTTACCACAAGTGGACTGCCATGTATGGGAAGACCATGCTTTTCTGGCACGGCTCCACTCCCCGGCTGGCTCTAGCTGATCCCGAGATGATAAAGGAGGTTTTCCTAAACAAATCCGGGCATGTTATAAAGGTTAAGCTTCCACCACTGGCTGAGCAGCTCTTTGGGAAGGGACTCATTGATTTGCACGGTGAAAAATGGAGTATTCACCGAAAAATTGCCAATCCAGCCTTCATCATGGACAGAGTTAAG GCATGGGTTCCTGAGGTTGTGGAAAGTACTCAGGAGGTGCTTAAGAAGTGGGAAAAAGGGATACGAGAAAGAAATGAGATAGAAGTGGATGTACTGAAAGAGTTTCATATACTTTCGGCAGAAATCTTATCAAAAACAGCTTTTGGTAGTAATTTTGAAGAGGGAAAGCACATATTTGAATTACAAGACCAACAAGCCTTGTTGACTATACTGGCTCTGAGGACCGTGTATATTCCTGGTTTGAG GTTTCTGCCTACGCGTGACAATAGGATGAGGTGGAAAGTAGAGAAAGAAACTCGACGGCTGATAAGGAAATTGATCGACAGAGAAAAGAAAGCAGGAGGAAACCAAAAATGTCTGCTCAGCTTTTTACTTTGGGGAGGATTGCCAGTGGAAGAAGTCATTGATGAATGCCAGACATTCTATTTTGCTGGAAAGGAAGCTGTCGCAATATTCTTGACTTGGACACTTCTGCTTCTGGCGTTGCACCAAGAATGGCAGACCAAGGCAAGGGAAGAAGTATGGCAAGTTTGCAAGAATGATGAGCTTccaaatgcagacaatctaaatgACTTGAAGATT GTGGGCATGATACTTAATGAAGCACTTCGACTCTACAATCCGATTCCAGATTTGTTCAGGGAAGCAAATCAGAATATCAAAGTGGGAAGCCTTGATGTTCCTGCTGGCACCCAGTTCTATTTGCCTGTGACTGCAACTCACCACAATACTGAGATATGGGGAGAGGATGCAGACGAGTTCAATCCACAAAGATTTGCTGAGCCGCGAAAGCATCTTGTCTCATTTTTCCCATTTAGTTTAGGATCCAGAATTTGCATCGGTCAAAATTTTGCCGTGATGGAGGGAAAAATCATCCTTGCTATGATTCTCAAACAATTCTCTTTTGAATTGTCACCATCCTATGTTCATGCTCCTGTGACATATCTCACTGTCCAGCCTCAATTTGGTGCTCAAATCCTTTTCAGGAGGCTTTCTAGTTGA